The window tcccacgtgctgggattaaaggcgtgcgccaccaccgcctggcacgaATACCTATTTTTAGATGCTGGGATTTTACTTCTATTGCCATGTATTAGACATGGGGTTGGCAGTGGGGCAGAGCTTTGTAAGGTCTTCCCACTTCACCTTATAAAGAGCACTTGAACCCGGACCTGTGGAGGAAGCCAGGTTCCAGCCCAAGGGTTCCGCTAGCTCTGGAAGATAGCCTTGGGTTCTGTTCTCCCTTTTCAGTAGGCAGGACACGACAGAGAAGTAGATCCAGGACCACTACAATGGCAGACCACTGTTTGTCAAAAGGGTCAGAAGTCAAGAAGGCATAGTACCAGCTTCTTCCTCTTACCTGCCCAAAACGAACTTCCCTTTGCACCAGAGAAGCAGTCCCCCCAAGCTTTGGTCGTACATGCCCTGCTTATccaattccccctcccccacaacatGGCCTGATGTGTTTCAGAACCTAGATGCTCCCAGACATCATTTTCAGCCATTATCCTGGTGGTCCATGATCAGCTGCTGAGTTGGAAGAGCAGCTGCTACCAGAGGGCTTTCACCATCTCACCAACCTTGCCACACCTCCCCAGTATCCACAAACCTGCTGCGTGCCTTGCTCTTCTGAGTAGCAAGAGGACACTGAGGCTGCACTGACATCCAGCAGGGTGGAATGACAGTACAGCCTGGGGTGGGCCTGCTCCCCAGACCTACCACCAACAGGCCttgattttgagacatggtcttactatgtatccctggctgacctggaactcagagacctctgcctctacttcctgaaggGAAGTGCCACCCAGCTTAAGAGAGACATGGGCTTTTTTCCCCAGGGTTGGAATGGGGATTATTGTAAAGAATAGGACTTAACAGGAATTACTGATACCTTGGCCTCTCTTTATTGTCTTTACACCATTTACTTTCTGTGTATATACACTCGCGTATCGAGGCACTTCACCCTAGATACTAGGGCACCAGTCCTCCCATGTTAATGGCACACTGTATTCTAGCAGGCTTTCAACTTAAAATGTTCGCACCTTAACCTTAGATTTCCATTATGTAGGGTTATAAGTGTCTTATCATTtagcctgttttttgtttgtttgtttgtttgttttgttttcccagagcggaggaccgaacccagggctttgctcTTGCtgggcaagcgctctaccactgagctaaatccccaaccccttggtttttgtttttaattctggtGTGCACCCACACTTCATTTAGGctttgattcttttgtttgttgagagTCTCCGGTGTTCTCAGACTCCTTGCATAGctaaaggtgaccttgaacttcctgtcctcctgagtgctaggatatCAAGTGTAGGCTACCACACCCTGTTTATGAAGTAGTAGGACTCAAACCTGTGGCTTAAAACCGCCTAAGCAAgaattctaccaactgagccaggCTCGGTATACAGCAtttgggagcctgaggcagggggattgccgAGTCCATtgccaatctgggctacagagtgatcCACAGCCTGGATCAAGACTTAAAACCCTGGAACACTGCAAGGGGGAGGTCTTCCGGACGTTCCTGGCCGCTTACACTATCCCAGAGGCCCTGTGCTTCCTAGTGGGGTGGTGTTATGAAGCCAGGGGACCTGGTCCCTGGATGGCTGGACTTGTCCTTGGCCTAGGTCCTGTTTTCATTTCTGCAGACCTTACTGTATTTTGTTCATTTAGTTGGTAGGGCTATGAGGTATTCGTGGAGTGGAGGGTGTTTGAAGGTACAACTTCACAGGACATGGAGTTGGGGGGACAAGATGTGggagttcttttgttttctgagggtttctctgtgtagatctaTCTGTCCTGGAAGTTCTacagtagactaggctggcctcgaactcagagaaaggtgtgtgccacccgaCTATGAAGATGGCTCCAAGGTAAGGACACTGATGCCAAGCCTAACAACCTGAGAATTCCACAATCCTTGTGGAAGAAGAAAATCAGTTTTccgatgtcctctgacctccatacaagcacacatacaataactatataaacaagtaaatgtaaaaaaaaaaaaaatacgatTCATCCTGGCCTCCTGCATCAGCCGCAGGCTCCTGGATTACAAGCATTAGCCGCCTCACCAAGCTTACCGTGAATCTTAAGTTTGggacaggatttcactatgtagccgtGAATGgcatggaacttgctatgtagaccacaATAGCTTTGAActctgcaatcctcctgcctcagcctcttggatGCTGGAATTAGAGGTATAAACCATCAAGCCCAGTTCACCATAGACTCTCCTTATCTCTAGACAACCCACATGCATTGTGTAAGCAGTAGGTTACCACCTAACTGCTCAAGAGCATTGACGAGACGCAGGTACATCCTTTACTTCCAGATGTTTTCATGTACAGAGGCTTAGGTGTAAGAAGGCAGGTAGATAGGCAAAGAATACAAAGACACTGACACAGAAGGGCAGGGTCACACAGAAGACAAAATACAACGGGTAAGACTGACAGGAAGCAACAGCCGGTGATACTAGGGCTTGATGAATCCTTTGCATTAAGAGTCTAGAGATCCTAACACAAGATAAATGTGGTGTTGCACGATTTAATCCCAGCGcgccaagaggcagaggcagacgaatgcctattccagaccagccaggttACAAtgaaaccccgtctcaaacaaAACACACCTGTATGCAGTTTCAAAAAGGTTTCCTAATCTCCCAATCCATCCTACTCGGCCCTCACCGGTACTGCTTCCCACACGTTCTCTGTGAACACCTTTCCAGCAGGTCCCCAACAGGGAGCTAGAGTTTGCCTGGATTGCCTTCCACTATGCATGTGCTGAGTCAAGAATCAAGGCCAGAGATGGAAAAGCTTCCCCCAGCGTGCACAGTCCTCCAGACCTCAACACTCCAAAGCTGTCCTTAAAGAGCTGGCTCCCACCACCCCCTACTGTGGTCACAGGCTCTGCATTGACACCTCTCTACAGCTCCAGGATATACTCTTTTCTTCCAAGTCCCGGAAGTCCCACTGATGCTTCCCGTGCTATTCCGCAGCTCATTGGCGGTCCAGTCGAGCTCTTTCGGACCCCTACAGAGTCTCCCTGCAGGAGCTCGCCCAGCGCAGACGCAGCCCTCAGGCTATAGTCACAGCTTTCTGCACGTCGCTGCGGGAGCACGCGTCCAGGCAGAGGTCCCAAACCAGCCCAACAGCCCTCCGAATATCCTTTCACTCCACCACAGGGAGACCCATGCACCCGGACGGCCGTACCCAAACTGCCTGTCACCCGGTGGCCTGCACCTTGGCACTGACTAGCCGCGAGACGGCTCCCTTCCATCCCTTTCCCGCCACTGCCACTCACCCTCGGACTACAAAGGATCCTAGAGAGACCTATCAACCCCTCCTCCCCGCAGCTCGAACCCCCACCCGGCAGGTGCAGGCTAGTTTATTCACAAACAGAAGGCGGAACTCAGTGGCACCTTCGCGCCAGGGATGGATGCCACCATCGAGTGCCCGACCGCCAAGAAAGAAAGAGCGGCCCTAGAGGGCCAAAGCACGTGGACTTCCGCCTGCACCTCGGCCATCTTGGATGTGGGCATACAATGCGCCCGTCCTACTGGCAGCCTACTACAATATTGGGTGGGATCTAAATTGTggaacctcagtttcccttttagCCAATATCAATAATCTTACTTTTCTGTAAATTTCATGGGATCACAGCGGGATGCGGAGTGAATTCTACCAATGCACTAACTCtagctcagcggctaagagcaccgtcgctcacacttttaatcctagcactagggaggccaGAGATTATctttgagttcgagaccagcctggtctacaaaatgagtcccaggacagctggagctactctgtctcaaaacaaaatatgcgtgctgttctcagaaaacaggttcggttcccagcacccacataacggACCCAGTGTTcggagatccgatgccctcctctggcacaGGCATGCAAGCAGGTAAAAtacaagagagggagagggagggacagaggggggagagagagacaggagaagaaaagaaggagaaagaaaagaaaaaaagcagcagCCCAGGACAGCTGGAACTATAAAGGTGATATCTTGTTtcgaaaagacaaaaatcaaaattaataaaaggctagcaagatggctcagcaggtaaagggccGTGCCACCAAGACTGAGTACCCGGGTAGTTTCCCCAGGAAGATGGGCGGAAGAAACAGACGCAGAACCAAGTACTCTGCTCTCTACACCTGCGAGTGCAGGAGGGTTTCGAAGATGGTTTTCCGTAACTCCACAGGGTGCGAATCTCACTCCACCGGGACTCACTCACTGCGGGCATGACGGTGCCGCAGCGAGCGAGAGCATGAGAGAAGGAAACCATTCAGTTCTGCCACTGACGCCGTGCAGACGGCCCAAAGAAAGACAGCACCTGACTCGAACCACCCGAGACAGCATTTAGGCTCCTGAGGGCTGGAAGCGCCAGAGATTGGAGGGGTgtggtccacaatggaggagcccCGCCCCGGAAGCCCGCTCCCGGGGCTAAGACACTCAGCCCTTGTTCTTATATGGGCATCCGGAAGTGGTTCGCGGCGCCGAGATACGTCATTACATCCAAATTTAGCCAGGGAAGTCGACCGGCTGCAGTGGCGGGAAGCTTGCCCGCTGGCTTGGGGGGTGTTCCTTAAAGGGCCCGCGCAGCAAATGAAAGGGGTTATTTGAATTCTTTTGCGCTTCTGCATCTAGAATCAAATTTTTCTTGGGGAAGTGATGCAAAGTGGAACCGACgtcttattttctttgtgtatctctgtatgtTTGTACGCGCGCgtgtaggctgtgtgtgtgtgtgtgtgtgtgtgtgtgaagacaccTTTCAGCAGTCTGTTCTTTCGTACCGCGTGGGACCGGGAATCGAACTGAGTTCGTTAGACTTGACAGCAAGTGGCTCGAGTAAGCCATCTCGACCCAAGATATCTGATGTCTTTCTTGGGGTAATTCCGTTCCCAAGGGCGTGAAGGCAGAAAACTGCTCCATTGACAAGGAGAGATCGCAGGCCCTATGTTCATTGGGACTCCCATGCTACTGGGTTGCGGAAAATTGGGAGATGTTTAACGCTGAGGTGGTAGATATCTGTGGCGACGGGGTAGCTCTCTCCAGAGCCAGTCAGTGTCGTCCGCACCCACTTTCCACCCATGTCCAgaaaggtggagacagaagggcTGCAGGCTTCAGTTGACCCTTTCGCCGTTGTATAATCATATAATCATTTGTTTAGTAAATATTGGTCAGGTGGCTGCCCGTTTCTCACCTGGAAAACTGTATCTTGTATGGACTGGAGGTGTGGGATCAGAGACattgaataaaaagagaaagttcAACATTGTAGCAACTGCCTAATAAGTAGCAGCCTTTTGACTGCTCAGAAAATATTAATTAGCAGGCTGCTAGGCAAGATGAACAGTGCCCTCGGGGAATGTACCCGGGTCCCGGGTTTTCCCCACTGCAGTGAAATGACCGCCCACTCTCCGTCTCGAGGGTGGGCCTCGTCGCCTGGCCCGTGGGTGACTCTGAAACCCCAGGACCTAGTGTCTCAAGGCGCAGTGGGGAGGGAAGGTCTTCCTTGCCGGTGTTTAGGTCTTTTCTTTCCAGGAGTAAATTTATCCCTATTGCTTTAAGGAGTCTCTAGCCACGGTGGAAAGCCCGGATGAGGCCCTCTGATTGGGCGTGGCGTTCCAGTGACGTCACTCCTACTATATTAAAAGGGCTCCGGCTTGCTGCCCCCGCCGGAACGTCTAGCAGTGTACCTGCTAGTGGAAGCGTGTCGTCTGGGCAGCTCTTGGTCCATTCTCGATTTAACTGGACAAACTCTAGTCAAACAAGCATGGAAGTACAGAAAGAAGCGCAGCGCATCATGACCCTGTCGGTGTGGAAGATGTACCACTCCCGCATGCAGCGCGGTGGCTTGCGCCTCCACCGGAGTCTGCAGCTGTCCCTCGTTATGCGCAGCGCTCGGGAGCTCTACCTCTCAGCCAAGGTAGAAGACAACCAGCCCGAGTTCCCGCCACCACGCAGGGCCCTGGACCCTCGCCTGCACCCGCCGCGGGAAGCCGAAGCCGCAGAGGGAGCTGCGTCCCCCGACGCCGAGCAGCCTCCGGAGCCCATGGATACGCAGGAGGAAGTGCTGCGAGTCCAGGAGACCCCTGCGCTCCGTGACCCGCCCCCCGCTAGAGTCGGCCGCAAGCGCCGGAGCAGCAGCGACCTGGGCGACGGTAGTGATGCCGGACTGGTACCAAGCAAGAAGGCCCGTCTAGAAGAAGTGGAGGGGGAGGCGACGTCGGAGATTCCCGATCGCCTGCAGCTTCCTCCGGCACAAAGCGAAGGTGCCTTCCCTAACCTCGCCCGCGTCCTCCAAAGGCGCTTCTCCAGTCTCCTGAACTGTGGGCCCGCCGTGCCCCCGCCGACGCCCCCCACGTGCGAGGCCAAGCCCGCCTGCCGCCCGGCCGACAACATGCTCAGCGTG of the Apodemus sylvaticus chromosome 21, mApoSyl1.1, whole genome shotgun sequence genome contains:
- the Ier2 gene encoding immediate early response gene 2 protein — translated: MEVQKEAQRIMTLSVWKMYHSRMQRGGLRLHRSLQLSLVMRSARELYLSAKVEDNQPEFPPPRRALDPRLHPPREAEAAEGAASPDAEQPPEPMDTQEEVLRVQETPALRDPPPARVGRKRRSSSDLGDGSDAGLVPSKKARLEEVEGEATSEIPDRLQLPPAQSEGAFPNLARVLQRRFSSLLNCGPAVPPPTPPTCEAKPACRPADNMLSVLVRAVVAF